The Collinsella aerofaciens genomic interval CCCGAAAGCTTGGCAAGCCACTTGCCCCAGAAGAAGAACGTCGCGGCCGAGCCAAAGGCAAGCACCATGATCATGAGCACGTTGCCGGTCTGCGCGAACGCCACCAGGGCGCCCCACTTGGACACGAGCATGCCAAACGGCGCCACAAACATGCCCATGATGCCCAGCATCATCAGGCGCGTCAGGTGCGGCATGCGGCTGAACATGCCGTCCATGTCCTCGATATCGCGGCTGCCGATATGATGCTCGGCCGTGCCCACGCACAGGAACAGCAGCGACTTGGCCACCGTGTGGAACAGGATCAGGAAGATGGCCGCCCATACGGCCTCGGGCGCGCCGACACCCAAGCAGGCACTAATGAGGCCCAAGTTGGAAATGGTGGAGTACGCGAGCACGCGTTTGGCGTTGCTCTGCGAGATGGCCATGAGGGCAGCGAGCAAAAACGTGATGGCACCCACACTCGTGACCATAAAGCCGGTCACAGGATAGATGGCATAGAGCGGGCTCAGCTTGACCATCAGGAATACGCCGGCTTTGACCATGGTTGACGAGTGCAGCAGGGCGCTCGTGGGCGTGGGGGCAACCATGGCACCCAGCAGCCAAGTGTGGAACGGCATCTGTGCGGCCTTGGTGAGCGCGGCGAGCGACAGCAGAACGACCGGCATCACCAGCAGCGCGGACTGCGCGGTTCCGGCGCCGGAAAGCTCGATCATGCCCGAGATGGTCAGCGGCATGCCATTGACGTGCAGAAACATAAGGCCCGCCAAAAACGCGATGCCGCCCAGCATGTTGAGGATGATCTGGGTGAAGGCGTTTTTGATGGCCTCGGGCGTGCGCGTGTAGCCAATCATAAGGAACGAGCACACGGTGGTGATTTCCCAGCCGCAGAACAGCCACTCAAGGTTGTCACTCGTCACGATGACGAACATGGCCGAGAGGAATAGAAACATAAGCGCCAGGAACTGCGGGCGACGGTCGGGCGCGGTCTGCCCGCGCAGCGCAGCCTCGTGCTCGTCATGGGCCTGGAAGTCCTTCATGTAGCCCAGGGCATACACGCAGATTAGGCTACCGACGATGCCGACGGCGAGGACCATGATCACACTCATGTAGTCCAGGTAGAGCGGCGTCGCCGTGACGGCTTCGACCGCGGGCAGCGTCATGGCTGCAAAGGCGAACGAGCCCACCAGCTGGACTATGCCGAGCACCGTGGCGAGCGCGTTCCTATATTTGTACGCGTTGTACAGGATTACGGCGCACAGGATGACGTCGATGACGGAGCTGATGATCGAGAGCACATGCGAGGTGCCGGAGGCAACCTCAAAGCTCTGCGGACCCATGCCAAAAAACATGACGGCGACTACAACTGTCACCGCCATAATAATGCCGGAACCTATGAGCCCCACCGCATCGCGGGCGCGGTCGCCGCGCGCGAACAGCATGCCCAGCGCCGGTACCAGCGGAAACAGGGTAAGGAAATACAGTAGCGTCATACCATCACTCCCCCATGCAAAAACGCTGCAATTGTTTAACGTTATAGCTCAATTGATGAGTAGCGGCAGCGGGTTTTCGGTCAACTGGGGAGTTTTAGGCGTACGGGGCAAGGAGTCTGTCCGCATTGGAGCAAAGGGGCGACGCTCCCCCTATCGCAGCGGTGGGCGCACGGGCCACTGCGCGCGGTTTATTGGCCATTTTGGAGGATGTCCCGATAGGCTCGCGGCGGTCCAAAAAGTTGGCGCGGCAAGAAAAATGCGCCCCTGTGGGCGCACCATCCCGTTTGCTATTCCGCCTTTTTAACGCGCGGCTTGCGACCGCGCGGCTTATCGACCAGTGCGGCCTCACCGCTCTCGCGGTACTGACGGCACCAAGCCTTGACCGAAGACTCGCTGGGAATCTTGTGCTTGATCATGGCCTCGCGAACCGTCAAGCCGTTTTCCAGACGGTCCTTAACCACAGCGAGCTTTACGTCGTACGAATAGGTGTGATGATGCGAACCGGCATTGAGAACGGCGTC includes:
- a CDS encoding proton-conducting transporter membrane subunit, with product MTLLYFLTLFPLVPALGMLFARGDRARDAVGLIGSGIIMAVTVVVAVMFFGMGPQSFEVASGTSHVLSIISSVIDVILCAVILYNAYKYRNALATVLGIVQLVGSFAFAAMTLPAVEAVTATPLYLDYMSVIMVLAVGIVGSLICVYALGYMKDFQAHDEHEAALRGQTAPDRRPQFLALMFLFLSAMFVIVTSDNLEWLFCGWEITTVCSFLMIGYTRTPEAIKNAFTQIILNMLGGIAFLAGLMFLHVNGMPLTISGMIELSGAGTAQSALLVMPVVLLSLAALTKAAQMPFHTWLLGAMVAPTPTSALLHSSTMVKAGVFLMVKLSPLYAIYPVTGFMVTSVGAITFLLAALMAISQSNAKRVLAYSTISNLGLISACLGVGAPEAVWAAIFLILFHTVAKSLLFLCVGTAEHHIGSRDIEDMDGMFSRMPHLTRLMMLGIMGMFVAPFGMLVSKWGALVAFAQTGNVLMIMVLAFGSAATFFFWGKWLAKLSGVDPTAQNVEVNVHKTEWMALNTIAALLILCCVAFPVISSGLVSPYLAMVFGRVPYVIGKDAMYLMVVIVAFIAVVLLTSFRVSNKPHVNVYLSGVGTDKYRHFRGSMGHEVKAEKRNWYSEDALGEKRIGPAGSVVCCSIILFALLCCAWIGPERLAMSAPSVLRGKYFEGSGVVGIFIGTVAFALLAPLVGGMIDGIDRKLSARMQGRVGPRLLQPFYDVAKLLRKAPASVNTMDDTYMACALIFTVVGGGIFVSGSNTLLCAFMVTLAAIFVVLASASTQSPFAQVGADRELLQVMSYEPAVLLMSVGLYLATDSFDSIAVTGQSVPIIVHSAPIFLALLAVLTIKLRKSPFDLSYSHHAHQEIVQGVATEMSGGTLAKMTLMHWCETVLFLMWVGMFFVWGNPVSWVVALVVMAATYFVEVLIDNTFARSTWRSCFRLGWGVALVFGLLNLMPILVDVFI
- a CDS encoding helix-turn-helix domain-containing protein, encoding MSEATRTRTHAPEVRQRAVEILQEGVGHRALAAELGIPQATARQWARAYAVGGADAVLNAGSHHHTYSYDVKLAVVKDRLENGLTVREAMIKHKIPSESSVKAWCRQYRESGEAALVDKPRGRKPRVKKAE